The Achromobacter pestifer genome includes a region encoding these proteins:
- a CDS encoding GGDEF domain-containing protein yields MFRIDLRRLILWISLFSVILALAGSLHASYLVQRDLLLHNALELNRAYASKLASATDVFLTDLRRYLSYSAEALADMETHPEHMAAETLRQERQLGHFNSTFVVSPQGKVLAASTSDHALLGQQARSEAARNALATQRPTVSAPFVGSNNRWMILYTHPIFSADDRYLGFLGGTLYLHEHNVLDHLLGQHFYVGESSLYVVDRKGELIYHPDRGRLGQIVPDAGAFASALRGETGEMRFADEHGRDMLAGYAPVPSMGWSVIAQRPVDATLQPLSDLLLATARHTLPLLLLSVASIWLLSRWIARPLGELASIAKHMQNPDSAERIRHVRSWYFEAAQLKRALLMGLASIHHKIRDLRRETTTDTLTGLLNRRGLDEALALLQAEEQPVAIVAIDVDHFKNINDRYGHAAGDRALQALAQLMSEGSRSGDTLARAGGEEFIMLLPGAPLEAAIGLVERLRQRLAAEPGAVAAPITVSAGVAAYPEHGATLDAALQRADQALYYAKNHGRNAVCVADDNTQAGARMALPG; encoded by the coding sequence ATGTTCCGGATCGATCTGCGGCGTCTCATCCTGTGGATCAGCCTCTTTTCGGTCATCCTCGCGCTGGCAGGCAGCCTGCATGCCAGCTATCTGGTGCAGCGCGACCTGCTGCTGCACAACGCGCTGGAACTCAACCGGGCCTATGCCTCCAAGCTGGCATCCGCCACCGACGTTTTCCTGACGGATCTGCGGCGCTACCTGTCGTACAGCGCCGAAGCGCTGGCCGACATGGAAACCCATCCAGAACACATGGCGGCCGAGACGCTGCGGCAGGAACGTCAGCTCGGCCACTTCAACTCCACCTTTGTGGTGTCGCCGCAAGGCAAGGTGCTTGCCGCATCGACATCGGACCATGCCTTGCTGGGCCAACAGGCGCGCAGCGAGGCCGCCAGGAATGCCCTGGCCACCCAGCGCCCGACCGTGAGCGCCCCTTTTGTGGGCAGCAACAATCGTTGGATGATTCTGTACACACATCCGATTTTCTCGGCCGACGATCGCTATCTGGGCTTTCTCGGCGGCACGCTCTACCTGCATGAACACAACGTGCTGGACCATTTGCTGGGCCAGCACTTCTACGTGGGCGAGTCTTCCCTGTACGTCGTGGATCGCAAGGGCGAGCTGATCTATCACCCCGACCGCGGTCGCCTGGGACAGATCGTCCCCGACGCCGGCGCCTTCGCCTCGGCTCTGCGCGGCGAGACCGGCGAAATGCGCTTCGCCGACGAACATGGCCGCGATATGCTGGCGGGTTATGCGCCCGTGCCCAGCATGGGCTGGAGCGTCATCGCGCAACGCCCCGTGGATGCCACCTTGCAGCCTTTGAGCGATCTGCTGCTGGCCACGGCCCGCCATACCTTGCCCCTGTTGCTGCTTTCGGTGGCGTCCATCTGGCTGCTGTCGCGCTGGATCGCCCGGCCGCTGGGCGAGCTGGCCAGCATCGCCAAGCACATGCAGAACCCGGACTCGGCGGAGCGCATCCGCCATGTGCGCTCGTGGTACTTCGAAGCCGCGCAGCTCAAGCGCGCGCTGCTGATGGGACTGGCCTCGATCCACCACAAGATCCGCGACCTGCGCCGCGAAACCACCACGGACACCTTGACCGGCCTCTTGAACCGGCGCGGCCTGGACGAGGCGCTGGCGCTGCTGCAGGCCGAGGAACAGCCGGTGGCGATCGTGGCCATCGATGTCGACCATTTCAAAAACATCAATGACCGCTACGGCCACGCGGCGGGCGACCGCGCACTGCAGGCGCTGGCGCAATTGATGAGCGAAGGGTCGCGCAGCGGCGACACCCTGGCGCGGGCTGGCGGCGAGGAATTCATCATGCTGCTGCCCGGCGCGCCGCTGGAGGCCGCCATCGGCCTGGTGGAGCGGCTGCGCCAGCGCTTAGCCGCCGAACCCGGCGCCGTCGCCGCGCCGATCACCGTTTCGGCCGGCGTGGCAGCCTACCCGGAACATGGCGCGACGCTGGACGCCGCCCTGCAACGCGCCGACCAGGCGCTCTATTACGCCAAGAACCACGGCCGCAACGCGGTCTGCGTCGCGGACGACAATACCCAGGCCGGCGCGCGGATGGCCTTGCCGGGCTGA
- a CDS encoding TetR/AcrR family transcriptional regulator, which translates to MAERGRPRNFDRAQALRKAMDVFWSKGYDGASLTDLTAAMGINSPSLYGAFGSKEGLFREAVELYRETEGGSARRALQDAPTAREAIQSMLLASAERFTASGTPSGCMIVLSAPAGCVNQAGVGDFLGDNRRDMQNRILVRLNAGALHGELPAGADLKSLAAFYTTVLHGMSIQARDGASRKTLQAVARQAMCAWDALTGSAPPSGLPPGRARA; encoded by the coding sequence ATGGCAGAACGTGGGCGCCCCCGGAACTTCGACCGAGCCCAGGCCTTGCGCAAGGCCATGGATGTCTTCTGGTCGAAGGGATATGACGGAGCATCGCTGACCGACCTCACGGCGGCGATGGGCATCAATTCGCCCAGCCTCTATGGCGCATTCGGCTCAAAGGAAGGGCTGTTCCGCGAAGCGGTGGAGCTCTACCGCGAAACCGAGGGCGGTTCGGCGCGGCGCGCGCTGCAGGATGCGCCCACCGCCCGCGAGGCTATCCAATCCATGCTGTTGGCATCCGCCGAACGCTTCACCGCTTCCGGCACGCCGTCGGGCTGCATGATCGTGCTGAGCGCGCCGGCAGGCTGCGTGAATCAGGCCGGCGTGGGCGACTTCCTGGGCGACAACCGCCGCGACATGCAAAACCGCATCCTGGTCCGCCTCAATGCCGGCGCCTTGCATGGCGAGCTACCGGCCGGCGCCGACCTCAAGAGCCTGGCCGCCTTCTACACCACCGTGCTGCACGGCATGTCGATCCAGGCGCGCGATGGCGCCAGCCGCAAGACCTTGCAAGCCGTGGCCAGACAGGCGATGTGCGCCTGGGATGCGCTGACCGGGAGCGCGCCTCCCTCCGGCCTGCCGCCGGGCCGGGCCCGCGCCTGA
- a CDS encoding SDR family oxidoreductase — translation MSNLTGKIAFVTGGSRGIGAAIVRRLAADGADVAFTYVSASSAAGAQALARELSVDGRRALAIQADAADASAVRGAVDRAIAELGPVDVLVNNAGIFLSGAIGEASLDDYERTMDVNVRAPFVAIQAAQASMPDGGRIINIGSCLAGRAGRAGVALYAASKSALVGLTQGLARDLGARGITANVVHPGPIDTDMNPADGAHAADLVAVLSLPHYGEARDIAGMVAFLAGPEGRYVTGASLSVDGGFAA, via the coding sequence ATGTCGAACCTGACTGGAAAAATTGCCTTCGTCACCGGCGGAAGCCGGGGTATCGGGGCCGCCATCGTGCGCCGCCTTGCGGCCGATGGCGCCGACGTGGCTTTCACTTACGTGAGCGCTTCCTCGGCCGCCGGCGCGCAGGCGCTGGCGCGTGAACTGTCGGTGGACGGGCGCCGCGCGCTCGCCATCCAGGCGGATGCGGCAGACGCGTCCGCGGTCCGCGGCGCGGTCGACCGCGCCATCGCCGAGCTGGGCCCCGTCGACGTGCTGGTCAATAACGCCGGCATCTTCCTGTCCGGCGCGATCGGCGAGGCCAGCCTCGACGACTACGAACGCACCATGGACGTCAACGTGCGCGCGCCCTTCGTCGCCATCCAGGCAGCGCAGGCGTCCATGCCGGACGGCGGACGCATCATCAACATCGGCAGCTGCCTGGCAGGGCGCGCGGGCCGCGCCGGCGTCGCGCTGTATGCCGCCAGCAAGTCCGCGCTGGTCGGCCTGACCCAGGGCCTGGCGCGCGACCTGGGCGCACGCGGCATCACCGCCAATGTGGTGCACCCTGGCCCGATCGACACCGACATGAATCCGGCCGACGGCGCGCATGCTGCGGACCTGGTGGCGGTGCTGTCCCTGCCGCACTACGGCGAAGCCCGCGACATCGCCGGCATGGTGGCATTCCTGGCCGGGCCGGAAGGGCGCTACGTCACGGGCGCAAGCCTGTCGGTGGACGGCGGATTTGCGGCTTGA
- a CDS encoding TonB-dependent siderophore receptor has product MRHFPTPRPRRAGQRAPVLPAVRPVGGAAGAAARTALCLGLAASPLILAFAPAQVQAQAVARYNVNIPAGPLGPALNAFASAAGVELSIDSGLLSGRNTPGLRGDYTVQAGFAALLEGHGLQAARTANGSYALTRTADPQAVTLPTVTVQGAADADPGLTEGSGSYTTRTMGTATGLALSPRETPQSVSVVTRQQIDDRNIKSLAEALRTTTGMAESAYDTERSSFSYRGFSVENYMYDGVPTTFSSPYAAGESDLDSVIYDRIEVVRGATGLMTGAGNPSAAINLVRKRALSDKVEAEVTASGGSWDNYRTTIDVSTPFNQEASVRGRFVAAGQMGNSFLDNHEKKKGVLFGTVEADLSDRTLLRAGADYQVNRPKASTWGGALGTGWFSNGDEIDWPRSFNGAPKWSQWNSTTQSQFISLDHRFENGWKGQVGYARSKQEYDAKLGMSKGGQIDKNTWTSPPGTIYSNWFEGNRSQDSVNAKLDGDFDWFGRKHEFMAGSSGTWQRNKGTVRVPIAQEKYSGSILDWNGNYPEPIWGPRESEQNSQTRQIGLYAAGRFSIADPLKLIVGARYTNWNNSLTRTFSVVSPYAGIVLDVSRDVSLYASYTDIFQPQDYQDSSGAYLDPVRGKNYEAGIKGAFFENRLNASLSVFHTKQDNVAEADLDNLVPGSAAQAYRAVNGTQSNGFEIELSGEVLPGWNIQAGYAHFNLVGPDGAKLNTALPRNTFNLFTTYAFSGALRNLTVGGGVRWQNASWATVWGADGSGPFVQRRAEVPSYALVNLMARYAFTPKTALQLNINNLFDKKYYSQVNFYSTRNYGDPRNFMVTLSHKF; this is encoded by the coding sequence ATGCGACATTTCCCGACGCCACGGCCGCGCCGCGCAGGCCAGCGCGCCCCTGTTCTTCCTGCGGTCAGGCCGGTCGGCGGAGCAGCGGGCGCGGCGGCGCGCACGGCGCTGTGCCTCGGCCTGGCGGCCAGCCCGTTAATCCTGGCCTTTGCGCCAGCCCAGGTTCAGGCGCAGGCCGTTGCCCGCTACAACGTGAACATTCCCGCCGGGCCGCTGGGCCCGGCGCTCAACGCCTTCGCCAGCGCGGCTGGCGTGGAATTGTCGATAGACTCGGGTCTGCTCAGCGGCCGCAACACCCCAGGGCTGCGAGGCGATTACACCGTGCAGGCCGGCTTTGCCGCGCTGCTGGAGGGGCATGGCTTGCAGGCGGCGCGCACCGCCAACGGCAGCTACGCGTTGACGCGGACTGCCGACCCGCAGGCCGTCACGCTGCCGACGGTCACGGTTCAGGGCGCGGCGGACGCCGACCCCGGACTGACCGAAGGCTCGGGCTCGTACACGACACGCACAATGGGCACGGCCACCGGCCTTGCGCTGTCGCCTCGGGAAACGCCGCAGTCCGTGTCGGTCGTGACCCGGCAGCAGATCGATGACCGCAACATCAAGTCGCTGGCGGAAGCGCTGCGCACTACCACCGGCATGGCTGAAAGTGCCTACGACACCGAGAGGTCTTCGTTCAGCTACCGGGGGTTTTCGGTCGAGAACTATATGTACGACGGCGTGCCGACCACCTTCTCCTCGCCCTACGCGGCGGGAGAATCGGATCTCGATTCCGTCATCTATGACCGGATCGAAGTGGTGCGCGGCGCGACGGGGCTGATGACCGGAGCGGGGAACCCGTCGGCCGCCATCAACCTGGTGCGCAAACGGGCCTTGAGCGACAAGGTGGAGGCGGAGGTCACGGCTTCCGGGGGATCGTGGGACAACTATCGCACAACCATCGACGTTTCCACCCCGTTCAACCAGGAAGCCTCGGTGCGCGGCCGCTTTGTCGCCGCCGGCCAGATGGGCAATTCCTTCCTGGACAACCACGAGAAGAAAAAGGGCGTGCTCTTTGGCACGGTGGAGGCAGATCTGAGCGATAGGACCTTGCTGCGCGCCGGCGCGGACTACCAGGTGAACCGGCCGAAGGCGTCCACCTGGGGTGGCGCGCTGGGCACCGGTTGGTTCAGCAACGGCGACGAAATCGATTGGCCGCGCTCCTTTAACGGCGCGCCGAAGTGGTCGCAATGGAACAGCACCACGCAATCGCAGTTCATCAGCCTGGACCACCGCTTCGAGAATGGTTGGAAAGGCCAGGTGGGATATGCCCGCAGCAAGCAGGAATACGATGCCAAGCTCGGTATGAGCAAGGGCGGACAGATCGACAAGAATACGTGGACATCGCCGCCGGGCACGATCTATTCGAACTGGTTCGAGGGCAACCGCAGCCAGGATTCGGTCAACGCGAAACTGGACGGGGATTTTGACTGGTTTGGCCGCAAGCACGAATTCATGGCGGGCAGCTCGGGCACGTGGCAGCGCAACAAGGGCACGGTGAGGGTGCCCATCGCGCAAGAGAAATACAGCGGCAGCATTCTGGACTGGAACGGCAATTATCCGGAACCGATCTGGGGGCCGCGCGAGTCCGAGCAGAACAGCCAGACGCGACAGATCGGCCTGTATGCGGCCGGCCGGTTTTCCATCGCGGACCCGCTGAAGCTCATCGTGGGCGCTCGCTACACCAACTGGAATAACAGCCTCACGCGCACATTCAGCGTTGTCTCGCCCTACGCGGGAATCGTGCTGGATGTGTCGCGCGACGTTTCGCTGTATGCAAGCTATACGGATATTTTCCAGCCACAGGATTACCAGGACAGCAGCGGCGCCTACCTGGACCCCGTGCGCGGCAAGAACTATGAGGCAGGTATCAAAGGCGCGTTTTTCGAGAACCGCCTGAACGCCTCGCTGTCGGTCTTTCACACCAAGCAGGATAACGTCGCAGAGGCCGATCTGGACAACCTCGTCCCGGGTTCGGCGGCGCAGGCGTATCGCGCGGTGAATGGCACGCAAAGCAATGGGTTCGAAATCGAGCTGTCGGGCGAGGTATTGCCCGGCTGGAACATCCAGGCGGGCTACGCGCACTTCAACCTGGTGGGACCGGATGGCGCAAAGCTGAATACCGCCTTGCCTCGGAACACCTTCAATCTGTTTACGACATATGCCTTTTCCGGCGCGTTGCGCAACCTCACGGTGGGCGGCGGCGTGCGGTGGCAGAACGCTTCATGGGCCACGGTGTGGGGCGCGGACGGCAGCGGTCCGTTCGTGCAGCGCCGCGCGGAGGTTCCCAGCTACGCGCTCGTTAATCTGATGGCGCGCTACGCGTTCACTCCGAAGACCGCCTTGCAGCTCAACATCAACAATCTGTTCGACAAGAAGTACTACTCTCAGGTGAACTTTTACAGCACCCGAAACTACGGCGATCCCCGCAATTTCATGGTGACGCTGTCTCATAAGTTCTAA